A stretch of the Rosa rugosa chromosome 5, drRosRugo1.1, whole genome shotgun sequence genome encodes the following:
- the LOC133713159 gene encoding prefoldin subunit 1: MADEANRAAFMEIQGRMIELTAKLKQVQNQMRNKEGEKKRAFLTLEEIRPLPDDANTYKSIGRTFVLEPKSVLVNEQEQKLKDSESAIASLQTSKEYIEKQIGEVESNLRELLNQDPSLARQIMSMTVM; this comes from the exons ATGGCCGACGAAGCCAACAGAGCT GCGTTCATGGAGATTCAAGGTCGCATGATCGAGCTCACCGCCAAACTCAAGcag GTGCAGAACCAGATGCGAaacaaagaaggagaaaagaagcgTGCTTTTCTAACCCTAGAGGAAATTCGCCCTTTGCCTGATGACGCCAATACTTACAAATCCATAG GAAGAAC GTTTGTTTTAGAGCCCAAGTCAGTGTTGGTGAATGAACAGGAGCAGAAGCTCAAGGATAGTGAGAGCGCAATTGCCTCACTACAG ACCTCAAAGGAATACATTGAGAAACAGATTGGAGAGGTGGAGAGCAACTTGAGGGAGCTATTGAACCAGGATCCAAGTCTTGCTCGTCAGATAATGTCCATGACTGTAATGTAG